Proteins encoded by one window of Cyclobacteriaceae bacterium:
- a CDS encoding MlaD family protein, whose translation MTISKEVRVGLFMVVSLVLLYLGFNFLKGIDFFSSRKKYYAIYDNVDLLMPSNQVYLSGVSVGRVSEIQIDQIRDRVIVELEIDSYVVLGDSSIAILNGDFLGTKFIQLSVGNYTNTLNPKDTLRSVVAKGITAFLEENAAPVADNLQSTLRKLNTILDNLSRNSQKLDKMFDDFGSTPEKVNYTIDNANRAIVGMSDSIKLVTKNVNIALQNINPTLRNFKTLSDSLKSIEVNETLSRIKVTLTKLNETMDKFSKGDNTASKLLTEDSLYVNLNKMLMSIDSLATHFNENPKHFMAPLGKSRKKIERELEKQRKED comes from the coding sequence ATGACAATATCAAAAGAAGTGCGTGTTGGCCTGTTTATGGTCGTGTCGTTAGTGTTGTTGTACCTCGGCTTTAATTTTTTAAAGGGTATCGATTTTTTTTCATCCCGAAAAAAGTATTACGCCATCTACGACAATGTCGACCTGCTGATGCCTTCCAATCAGGTTTACCTCAGTGGTGTTTCGGTGGGCCGGGTAAGTGAAATACAGATTGATCAGATTCGTGATCGTGTTATCGTTGAGCTTGAAATTGACTCGTATGTCGTGTTGGGTGATTCGTCCATCGCCATCCTAAATGGTGATTTTTTGGGAACCAAGTTTATCCAACTTTCGGTAGGGAATTATACAAATACGCTCAATCCGAAGGACACCCTTCGTTCAGTTGTAGCCAAAGGGATAACAGCTTTTCTGGAAGAGAATGCAGCACCGGTAGCCGATAACTTACAATCAACGTTAAGAAAACTGAATACAATTCTTGATAACCTTTCCAGAAATTCACAAAAGCTGGATAAGATGTTTGATGATTTTGGCTCAACACCGGAAAAAGTTAACTATACCATTGATAATGCCAATCGAGCGATTGTTGGCATGTCTGATAGTATTAAGTTGGTTACTAAAAATGTGAACATCGCCTTACAAAACATTAACCCAACACTCAGAAATTTTAAAACACTTTCTGATTCGTTAAAATCCATAGAGGTAAACGAAACGCTCTCCAGAATTAAGGTAACCCTCACCAAGCTAAACGAAACGATGGATAAATTCAGCAAGGGGGATAACACGGCAAGTAAACTACTTACAGAAGATTCGCTTTATGTTAACCTCAACAAAATGCTGATGTCAATCGATTCATTGGCAACTCACTTCAACGAAAATCCAAAACATTTTATGGCTCCATTGGGTAAGAGCCGTAAGAAAATTGAGCGTGAACTGGAAAAGCAGCGGAAAGAAGATTAA
- a CDS encoding N-acetylmuramoyl-L-alanine amidase, translating into MLNSAVYAQNGASASKKFTICLDPGHGGNQPGTFGSFAKEKDVTLKVTLLVGKIIEENMPDVNVVYTRKTDMTIGLKERAKVANDNHADIFVSIHANSLPETTPYNRKQAIFGTETYVLGLHKTQESLEVAMRENSVILLEENYEEKYQGFDPNSPESYILFSLTQSANHEASIQLASLIEDQFGKRAGRKSRGVKQAGFQVLWETAMPAVLVEIGYLSNVKEEKELNSAQVQEYIASAIYRAIKEYKNKVKSLN; encoded by the coding sequence TTGCTAAATTCTGCAGTTTATGCGCAGAACGGTGCGTCTGCATCTAAAAAATTTACCATTTGCCTCGATCCGGGTCATGGCGGTAATCAACCTGGAACTTTCGGCTCCTTTGCTAAAGAGAAAGATGTAACCCTTAAGGTAACACTGCTGGTAGGTAAAATAATTGAAGAGAACATGCCGGATGTAAATGTGGTGTATACCCGCAAAACCGACATGACCATTGGTTTGAAAGAGCGAGCCAAGGTGGCCAACGATAACCACGCAGATATTTTTGTCTCCATTCATGCCAATTCGCTTCCCGAAACTACACCCTATAATCGGAAGCAAGCCATTTTTGGTACCGAGACTTACGTATTGGGCTTGCACAAAACACAGGAGAGTTTGGAGGTTGCCATGCGTGAAAACTCGGTGATCTTATTGGAGGAGAATTACGAGGAAAAGTATCAGGGCTTTGATCCCAATTCACCCGAATCATACATTCTGTTCAGCCTCACGCAATCGGCCAATCACGAGGCCAGTATTCAGTTGGCCAGTCTTATCGAAGATCAGTTCGGGAAACGGGCTGGGCGCAAAAGCAGAGGTGTGAAGCAAGCGGGTTTTCAGGTGCTTTGGGAAACGGCTATGCCGGCAGTACTGGTTGAGATTGGCTATCTTTCCAATGTAAAAGAAGAAAAAGAGTTGAATTCTGCACAAGTGCAGGAGTATATTGCGTCTGCTATCTACAGAGCCATTAAAGAGTATAAAAACAAGGTAAAATCTTTAAATTAG
- a CDS encoding putative LPS assembly protein LptD has translation MNFSPKAKDLSFNSPVVRVAVILFFAFAFCSFLSTQAQNPISLRTASSADSVKNPADSIPPKKGDIETTIQYSARDSINSSVDGQLIWLYGNAKIVYGSIELEADEITIDYANSTLTAHGTRDSLGRRIGYPIFKNGAELYETKDITYNFKTGRARISEVVTQQGEGYLHGDLVFKNERNELLSIKNSYTTCNLEHPHFVIRSTKTKAIPKDKIVSGPFYVQFNDIPLYPIGFLFGMFPAEKESKSGILFPSYGEERLRGFNLRGLGYFLDISEYVKFSVRADLYSKGDYVLYFDMPYSWKYHFTGGMNFSFSKTNATNRIEDQNIRNDFSVRWNHSPQTKGTGRFSASVSAASNSYNTNNNLNFGMPESINAGGFNNNSRKMNSNISYNKTFRGTPFSMGLNMSHDQDLVTQQVNLTAPTLTVNMRNLYPFQRKDGKPTKLDNFSIGYSMAATNRITNNVGRIGSDPQQDSIAPFTMSNLTSFIENGRNGIRHSIPMSYSFKALRYFTVSPSVSYEEKWYFEKLNWEYDIVNNRPTLVPADTIRGFNRISNYSFSTSFNTRIYGTYFFKRGKVKAIRHVVNPNISVSYTPDFTKNDNYFQAINQNGRTIYQSRHQGFIYGTSTTGRSGNIGIGLGNTLEMKVKSEKDTVARKVSLLNSLSLGTSYNIVADSFNLSNISISANTNILDNLININFSSTLDPYAYVTRIDEEGRSIERRIDQYAIKGGKIGRITSATLAIGSNLNPKARDKNQETRQNIANSNLPEQEKQFYLNNPESYVDFNIPWSLQMNYSLSYSRPINNDVRISQSLQFSGDMSLSEKWKVTFNSGFDFENMEFTTTNVGITRDLHCWTLNFNWGPFGRFTYYNFRIAVKASVLQDLKLERRKPFFDNIR, from the coding sequence GTGAATTTTTCACCAAAAGCTAAAGATCTGTCTTTCAATAGTCCTGTTGTGCGAGTTGCCGTCATTTTATTTTTTGCTTTTGCTTTTTGCAGTTTCCTTTCCACCCAGGCTCAAAATCCGATATCCCTACGTACTGCATCATCAGCCGATTCAGTCAAAAACCCTGCCGACAGTATACCACCCAAAAAGGGAGACATAGAAACCACCATACAATACAGTGCACGTGATTCCATCAACTCGAGTGTGGATGGTCAGCTCATATGGTTATACGGGAATGCCAAGATTGTTTACGGTTCCATTGAATTGGAGGCAGATGAAATTACCATCGACTATGCCAACAGCACACTCACTGCACATGGCACACGCGATTCACTGGGACGAAGAATCGGCTATCCTATTTTTAAGAATGGCGCTGAACTATACGAAACAAAAGACATAACCTACAATTTTAAAACCGGTCGTGCTCGCATTTCTGAAGTGGTTACACAACAGGGCGAAGGCTACCTGCATGGCGATCTGGTGTTTAAGAATGAACGAAACGAGCTACTCAGTATAAAGAACAGTTACACTACCTGTAACCTGGAACATCCACACTTTGTAATCCGCTCAACAAAAACCAAAGCCATTCCAAAGGACAAAATTGTTTCAGGACCTTTTTATGTTCAGTTCAATGATATACCGCTTTATCCCATCGGGTTTCTATTTGGTATGTTTCCGGCAGAAAAAGAAAGTAAATCAGGGATACTCTTTCCATCATATGGTGAAGAGCGCTTACGCGGCTTTAACCTGAGAGGCCTTGGCTATTTTTTAGATATCAGTGAATACGTAAAATTTTCGGTGCGGGCTGATTTATACTCTAAAGGCGACTATGTACTTTATTTTGATATGCCCTACAGTTGGAAGTATCACTTTACGGGTGGGATGAATTTCAGCTTTTCAAAAACCAATGCTACAAACCGCATTGAAGATCAAAACATACGAAACGACTTCAGTGTTCGGTGGAATCATTCGCCACAAACAAAGGGTACGGGTCGGTTTAGTGCTTCTGTAAGTGCCGCATCAAATTCGTACAACACCAACAACAACCTGAATTTTGGAATGCCGGAGAGCATCAATGCTGGAGGTTTCAACAACAATTCCCGAAAAATGAACTCCAATATTTCGTACAACAAAACATTTCGGGGTACGCCATTTAGTATGGGATTGAACATGAGCCACGATCAGGATTTGGTTACGCAACAAGTTAATTTAACCGCTCCCACCCTTACAGTGAACATGCGCAACCTCTATCCGTTTCAGCGCAAAGATGGAAAGCCTACTAAACTGGATAACTTTTCCATCGGCTACAGCATGGCGGCCACCAATAGAATTACGAACAACGTGGGCCGAATAGGAAGTGACCCACAACAGGATAGTATCGCTCCCTTCACCATGAGCAATCTCACCTCCTTCATTGAAAATGGAAGAAATGGAATCCGGCATTCCATACCCATGTCATATTCATTCAAAGCATTACGCTACTTCACAGTATCACCATCTGTTTCCTATGAAGAAAAATGGTACTTCGAAAAATTAAATTGGGAATATGACATCGTGAACAATCGTCCGACCCTGGTGCCAGCCGATACGATCAGGGGATTCAACAGAATTTCCAATTACAGTTTTAGCACCAGTTTCAATACACGGATTTATGGAACCTACTTTTTTAAGCGCGGTAAAGTAAAAGCCATTCGCCACGTGGTTAACCCAAACATATCAGTTAGTTACACGCCAGACTTCACCAAAAACGACAACTACTTTCAGGCCATCAATCAGAATGGACGAACCATCTATCAATCGCGACACCAGGGATTTATTTACGGTACCTCTACAACCGGCAGAAGTGGAAATATTGGTATCGGTCTTGGAAATACCCTGGAGATGAAAGTCAAATCGGAAAAAGATACGGTTGCCCGGAAAGTAAGTCTGTTAAACAGCTTATCCCTGGGTACTTCCTACAACATTGTGGCCGACTCATTTAATCTCTCCAACATCTCCATTTCGGCCAACACCAACATACTGGACAACCTGATCAACATTAACTTTTCATCCACCCTCGATCCATATGCCTACGTGACTCGCATTGATGAAGAGGGAAGATCAATTGAAAGGCGGATCGATCAATACGCCATTAAAGGTGGAAAAATAGGAAGGATAACTTCAGCTACATTGGCGATTGGTTCAAACCTGAATCCAAAAGCGCGGGACAAAAATCAAGAAACCCGACAAAACATTGCCAACTCCAATTTACCCGAACAGGAAAAGCAGTTTTACTTGAATAATCCTGAATCGTATGTAGATTTTAATATTCCATGGAGTTTGCAAATGAATTACAGTTTGTCATACTCGCGGCCGATTAACAACGATGTGCGCATTTCGCAATCACTCCAGTTTTCAGGCGACATGTCTCTATCAGAAAAATGGAAGGTCACCTTCAACTCGGGTTTTGATTTTGAAAACATGGAGTTCACCACGACCAACGTGGGCATCACCCGCGATCTCCATTGCTGGACCTTAAATTTCAACTGGGGGCCTTTTGGAAGATTTACCTACTACAATTTCAGAATTGCAGTGAAAGCTTCTGTACTGCAGGATTTAAAGTTGGAAAGACGCAAACCTTTCTTTGATAACATCCGATAG
- the lysS gene encoding lysine--tRNA ligase, translating into MQLSEQEIIRRQAKEELEKLGINPYPAELFDVNVSAQEILENYTRHKSDYRSISIAGRIMSRRIMGSASFAELQDETGRIQIYVRRDDICPGEDKTLYNTVFKKLVDIGDIVGVKGYCFTTQTGEISIHVTELTILSKSLRPLPVVKETTDEQGVVHKHDAFSDPEQRYRMRYVDLIVNPEVRETFVKRTKLVNSMRQFLNNKDYLEVETPILQPLYGGAAARPFKTHHNTLDMTLYLRIANELYLKRLIVGGYNGVYEFSKDFRNEGMSRFHNPEFTQIELYVAYKDYFWMMDLVEEMIEKVALDLHGTTKVKVGEHEIDFRRPWKRFTMFEAIQHFTGIDISEMDEAALRETCRKLNVPVDETMGKGKLIDSIFGEKCEPLLIQPTFITDYPVEMSPLAKKHRSKPGLVERFEAICNGKEICNAFSELNDPIDQRKRFEEQLELGKRGDEEAMTLDEDFLRALEFGMPPTAGLGVGIDRLCMIMTNSPSIQDVLFFPQMKPEKQGGGFTERDAEQLGIRKELFPILQKLGIQSVEQLKASKASKLFNDVCGMRKKMKLEDVKNPTMEEVEGWLN; encoded by the coding sequence ATGCAATTAAGCGAACAAGAAATTATCCGCAGACAGGCCAAAGAAGAATTGGAAAAGCTGGGTATAAACCCATATCCGGCTGAACTTTTTGACGTTAACGTTTCTGCACAAGAGATACTGGAGAACTATACTCGCCACAAAAGTGACTACCGTTCCATCTCCATAGCAGGGCGCATTATGAGCCGCAGGATTATGGGCTCGGCTTCCTTTGCAGAACTTCAGGATGAAACCGGCCGCATTCAGATTTATGTGCGCAGGGACGATATTTGCCCCGGTGAAGACAAGACTTTATACAACACGGTTTTCAAAAAGCTTGTGGATATTGGTGACATCGTTGGGGTGAAGGGGTATTGCTTCACTACACAAACCGGTGAAATATCCATCCATGTAACGGAGTTAACCATTCTTTCAAAATCATTGCGGCCCCTTCCTGTGGTGAAGGAAACAACCGATGAGCAGGGCGTAGTACACAAGCACGATGCCTTCAGCGATCCGGAGCAACGCTACCGCATGCGGTATGTTGATTTAATTGTAAATCCGGAAGTGCGCGAAACGTTTGTAAAGCGCACCAAGCTGGTGAACTCCATGCGCCAGTTCCTGAATAACAAGGACTACCTGGAAGTGGAGACACCCATTCTTCAGCCGTTGTATGGTGGTGCTGCTGCGCGTCCATTCAAAACGCATCACAATACGCTCGACATGACCTTGTACCTGCGTATTGCAAATGAGTTATACTTAAAACGGTTGATTGTGGGTGGATACAATGGCGTGTATGAATTCTCAAAGGATTTCAGGAATGAGGGTATGTCGCGGTTTCATAATCCCGAGTTTACCCAGATAGAGTTGTATGTAGCGTACAAGGATTATTTCTGGATGATGGATCTGGTGGAGGAGATGATTGAGAAAGTAGCGCTTGATTTACACGGTACCACTAAGGTAAAAGTAGGTGAACATGAAATTGATTTTCGCAGGCCGTGGAAGCGCTTCACCATGTTCGAGGCCATTCAGCATTTTACGGGTATTGATATTTCCGAAATGGATGAGGCTGCTTTGCGTGAAACATGCAGGAAACTGAATGTACCGGTTGATGAAACGATGGGCAAAGGAAAATTGATTGATTCCATTTTTGGAGAGAAGTGCGAACCGCTACTTATTCAACCAACTTTTATTACGGATTACCCGGTGGAGATGTCGCCCTTGGCAAAGAAGCACCGCAGCAAGCCGGGTTTGGTAGAACGCTTTGAAGCGATTTGTAATGGAAAGGAAATCTGCAATGCATTCTCTGAATTAAATGATCCGATTGATCAGCGTAAGCGGTTTGAAGAACAACTTGAATTAGGCAAGCGTGGTGATGAAGAAGCCATGACGTTAGATGAAGACTTTCTACGTGCCCTTGAATTTGGTATGCCGCCCACAGCCGGATTAGGTGTGGGCATTGATCGCTTGTGTATGATCATGACGAACTCGCCCTCCATTCAAGATGTGCTGTTCTTTCCACAAATGAAGCCAGAGAAACAAGGTGGTGGATTTACAGAACGTGATGCGGAGCAACTGGGTATCCGTAAAGAACTTTTTCCTATCCTTCAAAAATTGGGTATACAATCTGTTGAACAGCTGAAAGCTTCAAAAGCATCCAAACTTTTTAATGATGTCTGTGGTATGCGCAAAAAAATGAAGCTGGAAGATGTGAAGAACCCGACTATGGAAGAAGTTGAAGGTTGGTTGAACTAG
- a CDS encoding ribbon-helix-helix domain-containing protein: MATFTSTLPESLLKQLSEKAKLLSVPKNKLIENALRLYLEHLEKAEYVKSYKRAATDQDILTIAEEGMEDYLRQLEK, from the coding sequence ATGGCCACATTCACCAGTACACTCCCCGAAAGCCTCCTGAAACAACTTTCAGAAAAAGCTAAATTGCTATCCGTTCCAAAAAACAAATTGATCGAGAACGCACTTAGGCTCTACTTGGAGCACCTGGAAAAAGCGGAATATGTGAAATCGTATAAACGGGCTGCTACAGATCAGGATATTTTAACAATTGCTGAAGAAGGCATGGAAGACTACCTAAGGCAGTTGGAGAAATGA
- a CDS encoding type II toxin-antitoxin system PemK/MazF family toxin: MKQGEIWFADLNPIKGSEQGGLRPVVIISGNLLNEHLNIIIVAPLTTKIKRYKGNPVLTPSKSNGLKQESEILVFHIRSLSKERLINKVGAIGKSEFEIILKTLNDILRY; this comes from the coding sequence ATGAAGCAGGGAGAAATTTGGTTTGCTGACCTCAACCCGATTAAAGGTAGCGAACAAGGAGGACTCAGACCCGTGGTCATTATAAGTGGCAACCTGCTTAATGAACATCTGAACATCATTATCGTTGCGCCACTTACAACGAAAATCAAACGTTATAAAGGCAATCCTGTTTTAACGCCTTCCAAATCAAACGGACTTAAGCAAGAGTCTGAAATTCTTGTTTTTCATATCCGTTCCTTATCAAAAGAGCGGTTGATAAATAAAGTTGGTGCGATCGGTAAATCCGAATTTGAAATAATACTGAAAACCTTGAATGATATTCTTAGATACTAA
- a CDS encoding proline dehydrogenase family protein, translating into MESSPKISFEDTETAFAYKSDAALKKANFIFSLVNHPWISSLATASVKASLSLRLPVEGLIKKTAFDHFCGGENIEQATRVVEELGKFHVGAILDYSVEGGDDEAGFDATAEETMRTIEQAHKSDNIPFCVFKPTGLASAKLLTKIQAGETLTEEEQKAYERAFNRFDKICAKGYEYNMPILIDAEDSWYQNPIDKMVLELMKKYNKERAIVYNTYQLYRTAGLPNLRNHFHEAVMNNYYFGAKLVRGAYMEKERERAAKNGYESPIHPTKEATDDAFNKALAFCIDNKQRISVMCGSHNDYSNYYLTVLMEKHSMPNNDPRVWFAQLYGMSDNISFNLAKAGYNVVKYLPYGPVRSVMPYLLRRAEENTSVAGQSSRELTLIKKELSRRRNNQ; encoded by the coding sequence ATGGAATCATCGCCCAAAATCTCTTTTGAAGATACCGAAACAGCATTTGCGTATAAGTCGGACGCAGCCCTGAAAAAGGCAAACTTCATATTCTCTCTTGTTAATCACCCATGGATTTCGTCCCTGGCTACCGCATCTGTCAAGGCATCATTAAGCCTTCGGCTGCCGGTGGAAGGGTTGATCAAAAAGACAGCCTTTGACCATTTTTGTGGCGGTGAAAATATTGAACAGGCCACACGGGTAGTGGAGGAGCTTGGTAAATTTCATGTGGGCGCCATACTTGATTACTCCGTTGAAGGAGGTGATGATGAGGCAGGTTTTGATGCCACGGCTGAAGAAACCATGCGTACCATTGAACAGGCGCATAAGTCGGACAACATTCCGTTTTGTGTTTTTAAACCCACCGGGCTGGCTTCAGCAAAACTGCTAACCAAAATTCAGGCAGGAGAAACATTAACTGAAGAAGAGCAAAAGGCGTATGAACGTGCCTTTAATCGCTTTGATAAAATCTGTGCAAAGGGATATGAATACAACATGCCCATCTTGATTGATGCTGAAGATTCCTGGTATCAAAACCCGATTGACAAGATGGTGCTAGAGTTGATGAAGAAGTACAATAAAGAACGCGCAATCGTGTATAACACGTATCAGCTTTATCGTACGGCTGGTTTGCCAAACCTGCGTAACCATTTCCATGAGGCAGTTATGAATAATTATTATTTCGGAGCCAAGCTGGTACGGGGCGCATACATGGAAAAAGAGCGCGAGCGGGCTGCGAAGAACGGGTATGAAAGTCCTATTCACCCAACCAAAGAAGCAACCGATGATGCCTTTAACAAGGCGCTTGCCTTCTGCATTGACAACAAGCAACGCATTTCCGTCATGTGTGGCTCGCACAACGATTACAGCAATTATTATTTGACTGTGCTGATGGAAAAGCATAGCATGCCGAACAACGATCCGCGGGTGTGGTTTGCGCAGTTGTACGGTATGAGCGATAACATCTCGTTTAATTTAGCCAAGGCTGGTTACAATGTGGTGAAGTATTTGCCTTACGGGCCGGTTCGCTCCGTGATGCCTTATTTGTTACGTAGGGCGGAAGAAAATACTTCGGTTGCGGGGCAGAGTAGTAGGGAGTTGACTCTCATAAAAAAAGAACTATCCCGAAGAAGGAATAACCAATAG
- a CDS encoding bifunctional 3-deoxy-7-phosphoheptulonate synthase/chorismate mutase type II: MDTKNWVSDYKNSDSNQPFVIAGPCSAESPEQLLTIAQALKAMDISIMRAGIWKPRTRPNSFEGMGETAFSWIADVKQETGLAFATEVANPAHVELALKAGIDILWIGARTTVNPFSVQEIADALKGTDKIVLVKNPINPDLSLWIGALERLHRAGIKKLGAIHRGFSSFQKSRFRNQPLWQIPLELKTLHPDIPLIGDPSHIAGNRELIFEVSQKALDLDYDGLMIETHPDPDKALSDAQQQVTPEVLKEILSQLRVSERSSSNALFINHLEALREKIDHIDQELIETLSTRMKMIEKIGDYKKDNHVTVFQLERWNEIMQTRPEWAKLALLSPDFIRELYKIIHDESIRIQTEIMNKTSEPEK; this comes from the coding sequence ATGGACACAAAAAATTGGGTTTCTGACTATAAAAATTCCGACTCAAACCAACCTTTCGTCATTGCCGGACCGTGCAGTGCCGAAAGTCCCGAACAGCTTTTAACTATAGCCCAAGCCCTAAAAGCAATGGATATTTCCATTATGCGGGCAGGCATTTGGAAACCTCGAACAAGACCCAATTCGTTTGAAGGAATGGGTGAGACCGCTTTTAGTTGGATTGCTGATGTGAAGCAGGAAACAGGTTTGGCCTTTGCGACTGAAGTTGCTAATCCGGCTCACGTAGAGTTGGCACTAAAAGCAGGTATTGATATTCTTTGGATTGGTGCCCGCACTACTGTTAATCCTTTCAGTGTTCAGGAAATTGCTGATGCCCTGAAAGGTACCGACAAAATTGTTTTGGTAAAGAACCCGATTAACCCCGATCTATCACTCTGGATTGGTGCGTTGGAGCGACTGCATCGCGCGGGAATAAAAAAATTGGGTGCCATCCACCGGGGTTTTTCTTCGTTTCAAAAATCCAGGTTTCGGAACCAGCCGTTGTGGCAAATACCGTTGGAACTAAAAACCCTGCATCCGGATATTCCGCTTATTGGCGATCCCAGTCACATAGCCGGTAACCGCGAGTTGATTTTTGAAGTATCGCAGAAGGCATTGGATCTGGATTACGATGGGTTGATGATTGAGACGCACCCCGATCCGGATAAGGCGTTGAGTGATGCCCAGCAACAAGTTACTCCCGAGGTGTTAAAAGAAATTTTGAGTCAGCTCCGGGTAAGTGAACGATCCTCTTCCAATGCGCTATTTATTAATCATCTGGAAGCTTTACGGGAAAAGATTGATCATATCGATCAGGAGTTGATTGAAACACTTTCCACCCGCATGAAAATGATTGAGAAAATCGGGGATTATAAAAAAGACAATCACGTAACGGTATTTCAACTGGAACGCTGGAATGAGATCATGCAAACCCGACCCGAATGGGCCAAGCTGGCACTACTCTCTCCCGATTTTATTCGCGAACTTTACAAAATCATTCATGATGAATCGATTCGCATACAAACGGAGATCATGAACAAAACATCTGAGCCAGAAAAATAA
- the aroB gene encoding 3-dehydroquinate synthase → MLPANLKLTDNPGPYLNLFLQKGGYNKIAVLTDENTLKHCYPLVQPHLPEHAVITVNSGEENKTLQTCAHIWEQMTDLAMDRHSMLIVLGGGVLGDMGGFCAATYKRGIDFMLMPTTLLAMADASIGGKLGIDFQHFKNHIGLFKEPVLTLIHSEFLKTLPVNELRSGFAEVIKHALISDRTLWNELRSKPLEEQPWDILLRHSAEFKSSVVQQDPTEKGLRKILNAGHTIGHALESHFLKSGNRILHGEAVAAGLVAEAFIAKNLKLITDEEVGQIAAYILKLYGKLEISNNEYGQIAALCIQDKKNRGNTVLAVLPEGIGKARWDCAVSEEEIVGALAFYSSLQT, encoded by the coding sequence ATGTTGCCTGCCAACCTGAAATTAACCGACAACCCCGGACCATACCTCAACCTCTTCCTGCAAAAAGGCGGCTACAACAAAATTGCCGTACTGACCGATGAAAACACACTGAAGCACTGCTATCCGCTAGTTCAACCACATTTACCGGAACACGCGGTGATTACCGTGAACAGCGGTGAGGAGAACAAAACCCTACAAACATGTGCGCACATTTGGGAGCAGATGACTGACTTGGCTATGGACAGGCATTCCATGCTGATTGTTTTAGGTGGCGGTGTGCTCGGTGATATGGGTGGATTTTGTGCCGCAACCTATAAACGTGGCATCGATTTTATGCTGATGCCAACCACCTTATTGGCCATGGCTGATGCCAGCATTGGCGGAAAACTGGGGATTGATTTCCAACATTTTAAAAATCACATCGGGTTGTTTAAGGAGCCTGTGCTTACGCTGATTCACAGTGAATTTCTTAAAACGTTACCCGTAAACGAACTACGCTCCGGCTTTGCAGAAGTAATCAAGCACGCGCTGATCTCTGACCGAACCCTGTGGAATGAACTGCGAAGCAAGCCTCTTGAAGAACAACCCTGGGATATTCTGTTGCGCCATTCCGCTGAGTTCAAGTCATCTGTCGTACAGCAAGACCCCACAGAAAAGGGATTGAGAAAAATACTGAATGCTGGTCACACCATCGGCCATGCACTGGAATCCCATTTTCTGAAATCCGGCAACCGGATTTTACATGGGGAAGCTGTTGCTGCCGGATTAGTAGCGGAGGCCTTTATTGCCAAAAATCTAAAGCTGATTACCGATGAAGAAGTCGGGCAAATAGCTGCGTATATCCTTAAGCTTTATGGAAAGCTGGAAATTTCTAATAACGAATACGGTCAAATAGCCGCGCTTTGCATTCAGGACAAGAAAAACAGGGGCAATACGGTGCTGGCCGTGCTACCCGAAGGAATCGGGAAGGCACGTTGGGATTGTGCAGTTAGCGAAGAAGAGATTGTTGGTGCGTTGGCATTTTACAGTTCACTTCAGACATAA